The Trinickia caryophylli genomic sequence GGGGCACATCTTCAATGACGCCAATAAGCGGACGGCCCTTGTCGCAGCTCTCACATACCTGAAACTTCAGGATATCAACGTCGAGCGCAATGCTCGCCTTGAGGACGACATGGTGCATGTCGCCGAAGGAAGGCTTGACGTTCAAGGATTCGCGAACATCGTAGCCAGCATCGCATTAGGCTTTGACGACTTCGACGTCATTCCGAAGTAGCCCGCCCCGCGCGGGCTTTTCACGTCTGCCGCGTGGTCGCCGCGCTGGACGCTACCGGGAACGGGGTTGGCCCCATTACCGGTACATTCTGGCGGCCCAGCAGCACCGACGCAATTTCTCGCCGGGTCCGCGTAGCGAGGTTTCCTCGGATTGAGTAAAGCTGACGAACTCCGCGGCGCTCGGCAC encodes the following:
- a CDS encoding type II toxin-antitoxin system death-on-curing family toxin, with the protein product MLDAAFVLQIHEEILLEEPGLPGFAGPGFAGLESALARIDNWAAYAGLNDVFGIAAMYAVAIARGHIFNDANKRTALVAALTYLKLQDINVERNARLEDDMVHVAEGRLDVQGFANIVASIALGFDDFDVIPK